The segment CTGAATTTGCAAAAGCTCTCTGGTTGATAAGCATACTTATCCAACGGTTATTATATCCACCAAttagaccagtgttgtccaaactggggtccgcgtacccctggCGGTACGCAACATGGATCATAGgagtacgtgaacaaacaaggaacacacacacgcctcacatctcgCATTAAGTTGTCtgagtatttttcaagcattttattataaaatcatattttttattcgtgttttaaatccaaatttattgaccaacactcctgtgaTGCTGTCTTTTCATGATTAGTATATGATTTGCATTATCTTaattaaaacagtttgtttagccatagtggacggagggggtggggtaagtaacagtacaagaagataataaaggatacaaacaaaaatatttgGACAACACTTAGACCACTGATAGTCTTGAAATCGAGACACGGCGATCTACTGATGTGTGGAAGGATAAATGGAAATGAGAGTcattagataaatgaaaatgaaagatgatagataaaatagaatgaaatgaaaatgaaggataatagataaatgaaaataaaagataatagatatataaacataaaacaatagatcaatgagaatgaaagataatcggaaaaggaaaaaggaaaatcatagattaatgaaaatgaatgataaagaaatgaaggttaatgaataaatgaaaatgaaaaatgatagataaaggaaaaataaagatgatagagaaatgaaaaggaaagattaCAGAGACATGAAAATGGAAGATCatggataaatgataatgaaagaaaatagataaatgaaaatgaaatataatagatCTCTGaaagtagatacatagatgaaaatgaagtagatagataaaaatagataaatgaaaattgaaGATGATAAGATAAATGAAAGTAGCGGGAGAATTTAACAAGacaaagaagtaaaacaaattaatttcctccctctttctctctctctctcacacacactcaaataagcGAAACTTGTAAGTTAGACCAAGAATTTACGAAAATAGATGTATAAGATCGAGTTGATTCTTACGATAGAAAATGGGAGAATTATCATACTCATTGTTCTTTGGAGAATTGAGTCTTATTTCGTCTTAATATTACCGTATCGGAGAAATGTGCGAAGTACAGAGTGGGATAGAGAATCATATATGTAGTTTATTGACTGATAAGAACGTGTCTAGTGTCTGAAATGAAATTAGAAGAATGGTTGACAAAACCCCGAAATTCCTCATCCTTTAATCATaacttataaatgttattattacactactactactactactactactattattactactactactattactactactactattactactgctactactactactactactattactgcgaTTACAACTACTATAGctactaatatcactattactactattgatactgctattattactcctaccactactattaccattattactactattactactgctattactattactattattaccattactgatattagtgctaccattgtcatcaccagctacaatattataatattcatcaatattatttccatTCACAGAAgcatcatcactttcatcgtcATCAATTCAACAATATCACCGACATTATCgttttcaatgttattgttatgatatctGTTAATATTTcagctatcactatcattattgttttgtgagATTATTAATTTTCAATAGTTTTATTCACtaatttgtatttcattttcgcttttttttctactAAATACGGAAAATTACCATCGAAACGATTAAATTACAGCGTATATTGTTAATGAATTGTGTTTCTACGTAATGGAAGTGTTGTGTGTACAGGAATGGCTTACTTCCTCCTGTTAATACACTATCGTATCCGGATGAGCGTTCATAATGCGTTGGTGAATTATTGAACACCGTATTTGTAAATTTATATCAATTGGGGAGTCTCTCTGTGTGCTTCTGtcatttcctttatctatctgtctgtgtctgagtctgtctACGTCTGTGTAGGTCTGTCTccgtttatgtctgtctctgtctgctctctctctctttctctctctctctctctctctctctctctctctctctctctctctctctgtctctctctcacccctttcactttcactctctctttctctctctctctgtctctttctctctctctctctctttcccccccccccccccctttttttttttctctctctctcttccccttttttttctttttttcccttctttttctttttttttttttctcttttttttttttttttttttccccttcttttttttttttttttttttctttctttttttctttttcttttttttttttttttttttttaattaaattatatttttttttattttatttttttttattttattttttttttcccattttactttttttttcccattttttattcttctcttttattttacctctctccttttctcccacctttatttctttttttttttctttaccctttttcctcctcttctctttcttccttctctttttctctttttcttttctctctcttttttttcttcttttctttttcttcccctttttctttctcctttttctttcccccttttctttccttttccttctcccctcttctcctcccttctctttctcccccttttctctttttctttctttctctttccccttcctttttttcccttctttcctaacATGTagcggaaggaaaaaaaagaaaagaggcgaTCTTCCCCCtttaaagtcccccccccccttcccttcaaaaaaaaaaaaaaaaaaaaaaaagaaaaaaaaaaaaaaaagaaaaggcaaaaaaaacgaaaaaaataaaaaaggaaaaaaaacctttaaacaagattttttttcagtCCCCCCGGGACCTCCCCAAATAAAATTCGCTATTAGCCCCAAATGAAGCTTAaagtcccaaaaaaaaaaaaaaaaaaaaaaacctgttaAAATCTTTTAAACAATTATAGTAACATATCCAAAAAAACTTAAATTAATTCCCTAAAatttcccaaattttttttttaaaaatttaaaagagCCCCAAAAGTTAGAATCTTGCTTTTGATGTAAaataagcttttttttctttctttccccctttttcctctttatctttcccatataaatttaaaatttttaaataaattttatatttaaataataaatttaaaattataaattttaatatttttttttattattaattttttttttttttttttctttttatatttttttcttttctttttttttttttttttcttcttttttttctttttctttcttttccctcgttttttttttttttttttttttttttttttttttttttttatttttttttttttttatttctcgttttttttctttttttttttttttatatattcccccttttttttttttttttttttttttttttttttttttttttttttttttttttttttttttttttttttttttttttattcttttaaaataaaaatttttttttttatttaaaaaaataaaatttaaaaaaaattttaaaaaaaaaaattaaaaaaaattaaaaattttttaaaaaatttttttatttaataaaaaaaacacccttattaaattttatttattatttttttttaaaattttttttttaatttttattttttaaaaaattttttttttttttttatttttgtttttatttatttttttatttttttttttttttttattattttttttgtttatttttatttattattttttctttccctttcttttctcccccctcctcccctttttttccctcttcctttctcctccctttatccccccttttttttttccttactttcccccattttttttttttaattttccggGAAAACTGGTcactttttcccccaaaaaaagtcCACGTCAAAACCAATCGGcccttttatttgttgttttccaatgttttttggttttggggggggaaaaaaaaaaattttgttaaatttttccttttctcaaaaCAATTTGGGCCTTAAAATCTTTATAATTTTAAAGGgcggaaaaaaattttttttttcaattctcatctAACTTtaaacttttttccccttttcaaaataaaaagtttgttatccctttccccccccctctttccccctttttccttttttaaatttttttatacttttttttttttttgggggttttttttttttttttgttgtttggttttgttttttgggggggttttggaaaattttttttaaaaataattttaaaaaaattatattaatattattattaaaagtgtttgtgttggtgtggaggttggggttttttttttgggtttttggggttttttgggggggttttggggtgataatttttaaaattttaaataggGGGTTTTTGGGGTTGGGGTTTAACggcgccagtttttttttttctctctctctctctctatctatctatctatctctatctctctatctctctctaataactctctctatatctatccatctcttacttccccccctccttctcaatcCTTTTATctatcgctttccctctctctccctcgcttcccccatctctctttctctcacttctcctccctcttcatactttcatttctcttccactctctcccccgctctctatctattttttttcaatctatctatctgtttgtatctgcgtctatctgtctctccaaaAGAACAGCCCACAGATCGGAAATCCACAtcgcgcacatatgtatatttgaatgtgtattacctaagtgtatatgtgcttgcgtgtgggtgagagagatcATAGAAGCGACATTTCTGACTATGATTGTTGCCTGGGTTTCTACCAAGAGACAGACTGATGGACCGTAGATAAGATCTTCTGATGAACTTTCATAAGAGATAAGAGGTCAACAGAGAAAATAAGGTGCTGTACAATTGCTCATGAAACTGAACGTGGATATAAGACGTGGCTTTTCATCATAATTTGAACAAAGATAAAACGTGCCGTGAATATTTAATTGCTCCACAGAGCGACGAGAGTAAGCTTGTCCAAGCTTACTCTCGTGAATCTaacttgataatatatatatacgtgtgtgtgtgtgtgtgtgtgtgtgtgtgtgtgtgtgtgtgtgtgtgtgtgtgtgtgtgtgtgtgtgtgtgtgtgtgtgtgtgtgtgtgtgtgtgtgtgtgtgtgtgtgtatatatatatatatatatatatatatatatatatatatatatatatatatatatatatatatatatatatgtgtgtgtgtgtgtgtgtgtgtgtgtatgtgtgtgtgtgtgtgtgtgtgtctgtgtgtgtgtgtgtgtctgtgtgtgtgtgtgtgtgtgtgtgtgtatatatatatgtatatatatatatatgtgtgtgtgtgtgtgtgtgtgtgtgtgtgtgtgtgtgtgtgtgtgtgtgtgtgtgtgtgtgtgtgtgtgtgtgcgtgtgtgtgtgtgtgtgtgtgtatgtgtgtgtgtgtgtgtgtgtgtgtgtgtgtgtgtgtgtgtgtgtgtgtgtgtgtgtatatatatatatatatatatatatatatatatatatatgtgtgtgtgtgtgtatgtgtgtgtgtgtgtgtgtgtgtgggtgtgggtgtgtgtatacattttttcatatatatatatatatatatatatatatatatatatatatatatatatatatatatatatatatatatatatatatatatatacataatgcatatatatatatatatatatatatatatatatatatatatatatatatacatatatatatatattatatatatatatacatatatagatatatatctatatatacatgtacatatgtatacataatgcatatatatatacataaatatatatatatatatatatatatatatatatatatatatatgtctatatatatatatatatatatatatatatatatatatatatatatatatatgtctatatatatatatttatatatatatatatatacatatatatacacatatatgtacacacacacacacacacacacacatatatatatatatactcgtacacacacacacacacatatatatactcgcacacacacacacatgccgcaACTAGCCCATAGTGAAAAGTTATCCTTTAGGTCAACATGAAACAAAATTACCAAACTTTAACGaaaaaggaccccccccccccagcggccATATTGATTTTGCCAATGTTCgattttggcaaaaaaaaaaaaaaaaaaaaagtctcccgTAACTTTTTCAGTTACTGAGCTAGAGACCTGTTTCGCAACTCAAAATGTTCAGAAACATCACATTTGGCATGGGAGGAGATATTGAAGTTCATCTAAAACCTTTTACTTTGACATGCTTTTTGGTGGAGATTCAACCGCGAccaatatattttattcatttatttttcgtaTTCCTGAACATTCAGATATATTAACATTCCCTTACCTTCTAGAATGGCTGATCACCCTCTTCTTGGGAttaaattaaacatatatatacatacataaatacatatatatatatatatatatatatatatatatatatatatatatatatatatatatatatatatatgtatgtatgtatgtatgtatgtatgtatatatatacatatatgaacataatgtatatttgtatgtatatatacatatgtatatatatatatatatatatatatatatatatatatatatatatatatatatatatatatatatgtatgtatgtatatatatatatatatatatatacatatatatatacatatatatatatatatgtatatatatatatatatatatatatatatatatatatatatatatgtatatacatatgtatgtatgtatgtatatatatacatatatgcacataatgtatatttgtgtgtatatatatatatatatatatatatatatatatatatatatatatatatatatatatatatatatatatatatatatatatatatatatatatatcagctgatCTCAACATCTTCATAATCAGTTGATCTCAACATCTTCAACATCAGCTGATCTCAACATCAAAATCAGCTgatctcaaaatcaaaatcatctGACCTCAACATCTCCAAAATCAGCTGATGTAATATTCAAGATCAGCTGATCTCAAGATCTTCAAAATCAGCTGATCTCAACATCTTCAAAATCAGCTGATTTCAACATCTTCAAAATCAACTGATCTCAACATCAAAATCAGCTGACCTCAAGATCTTCAAAACCAGCTGATGTCAACATATTCAGGATCATCTGATCTCAACATCAAAACCATATCTCAACGTCTTCAAAATCAGCAGATCTCTACATCTTCAAAATCAGCTGATGTAATATTCAGGATCAGCTGATCTCAACATCTTCAAAATCAGGTGATCTCATCAAAATCAGCAGATGTAATATTTAAGATCAGCTGATCTCATCAAAATCAGCAGATGTAATATTCAAGATCAGCTGATCTCAAGATCTTCAAAATCAGCTGATCTCAAGCTCTTCAAAATCAACTGATCTCAAAGTCTTTAAAATCAGCTGATCTCAACATCTTCAAAATCAATTGATCTCAATATATTCAGGACCAGCTGATCTCAACATCCCTAAAATCAGTTGACACGTGCCCTAATGGGTGTAGCTAAAACCTATTAATGAATATAGTATATCATATTCAAATATAACAAGTGGTATAGTTAGGCTTTCTGAAACGGGATTTTGTTATCTGTTGATCATCTTTTGGCGTCAACTTTGATAAGGATCTGCAAAGGTAGAAATCAGTTATCTCACATAAGCTCAGGGGGATAAGTTAGACTGAATGAAGTTAGGAAGGAATGGACAAAAGCAGGTTAGGTATCGTCCACTTAGGAGAGGTTAGGTCAGGGGTGGGCAAAGGTTTTGGCTTCGGGGtcacatttttgtttttttaaagtttGACAGGCTGGCCGGGCTAGCtccagatgcatacatatactttatatttcctatttatcatctttttttattctcattctcagatataaacaaaagtaaaaggcAGATGCAAAAATACCTTCCACTTAATTGCTTTGGctatttgtcataattattatatgattTAATTTGGCCATTTCTGTATCAATCTTCGTTGggccggattaaaaaaaaaaataacaacaggcaGGATGTGGCCGCGGACCTTAGTTTGCCTGGGTTAGTTTGTGGCGCTTGCCATGTTTCTCTCGGCCCTTTGTGAGGTCCACCACGAAGCCCCTTTAAAGCGCCTGTGCCTcttaaagaaattgataaagtgCTTTACTACATTCTCTTGCAAATCGAGAACGCAAATCCTAGATTTAGAAGCTTATAACAACGTCAAATCCTGCTTTATTGCTAAATAATGCGAAAAACTTATTTTAATTTGTTGGCTTTACGTGTTCTTGCTAAATTACGTCATTCTGATGGGAAAAACGCAATAGCGAAATACGTAATTTACACATCTCGTTATAAAATTCTTATACGTATTTTACCTACTTTTATCGCAATGAGCAGTGTACTTGGAGACTCAATCTACATAAAATGTCAAAATACGATCTACTGTGCATAATttcagcgcgcgtgtgtgtgcatgtgtgtacgtgtgtgtgtgtggatgaagaTGAAGGTATGAATGTATTAATCATTTTATACAGAAACAATTTTATACTGAAAGGTTACTGATGGCTTGACATGACGCTTTCCGGAATGATTGAAATACAGTATAGAAAAGGCAATCTTGCCCTTTGGAATTATTCATTTTCAACTATACTTTTTTCTGCAGATGTGGGAGGCAAACCCAGCCAatagcgcgggcgtgggcgtggtgcgTGAGGCGGGCCGGTATAAAGGGCGCGCGGAGGCCGCCTCCAGCACAGTTCCTGCGGCTTCAGCTCCCTCACCTGTTCCCACGTCCCGCTCAGGTCACCCGAGGTCATGATGCACAAGCTGCAGGTGTTGCTGCTGGTGGTGTGCGTGGCGGTGGGCCCCAGCCTGGCCCAGATCACCTTCTCGCGCTCGTGGGTGCCGCAGGGGAAGCGCTCGGGGGTGGCGGGGGCCCTGATGGCCCCTGAGGGACCTGCTCACCTTGGGGAGAGCTGCCACGGCGCCTACGTGGAAGCCCTCATGCAGGTCGCCGCTGTGGTCAATGTAAGTTGCAGCCCCTGATGACCTAGGCAGCTTTTTAAAACTACTTTTTTGCGTGTTGATTCATATCAATAATTGTTCcgtttttaaaagaaatatttaaagTTCTTTTTCGATGGTTATTGCTATATTAATTACCACCATCTTCATTTTAGTACTaatgctgtaattatcattattttcttgggttttcataatcatcatttttgttttgtctgcttgttattaccatcatccctaTTATCGTTAAGGAATTaccaatgccattattattatcaccgccatcctctttgtcatcatcaggatcatcatcttcatcattaatattactgccaATATAGTTGTCATCAATTCATGCCATGAATTCATTTGCATTCCATACAGAACTTGATCAGGACAGCCCATGAAGCCATCGCTGTAGATTCTCTTCTCCTGAACCCAAAGGCATCGAGATAAACCTTCTGCGATTCCAACTGACAGAGAAATCATTGAATCGATTCTGAGGAGGAGGTGCGGAGAGGTCTTGAAGTGAGAGGAAAATCTGGAATAGAACTAAGAAAAAGAACCAAATTATAGcttcatttgtttacatttcaaaGGCATCTCTACGACTACGAAGAAATATTACTGAATGAAGACGCCATGAAAGGTCTATAAGCAAAttgaaaatgagaaacagaaaggaaaggaaagcaggcgataaatgaaagaaacaaaaatattgtATAAGATATGTATTGTAGATACAACGAAAAAAGGCTAATAAAATTATTGCTGGAGTCTATCATTAGTTAAATCCCTTTTTCCTTAGGAATGATGAATTACAGTTTATCTTAAACTTTAAATACATGCTGTAGAGTGACATGATATTCggattttaaaattctgtgaTTACCTTTTTAATCTTTGATGCTCAGCCAATTCTAAGAGAGTTATTCAAGTCAAATAAATCCTATCTTCACCTCATGTAACTATGCAAACCTAAATAATCTACCTTAAACTAATTGTAACCTTGCCAGTACCTAAACTCAACGTGTCATTTTGTCCTTACTTAACCACAGCTGAAAACCACTACTTTTTTCGCCTGGCTTATCTAACTCGAACTCTATGTAATCAAATTCCGGCTAAAAATGAACAACCTATCTGTACCTAATCGAACGGAACcttaccaaaccaaaccaacataacataacataacataacataa is part of the Penaeus vannamei isolate JL-2024 chromosome 19, ASM4276789v1, whole genome shotgun sequence genome and harbors:
- the LOC138865081 gene encoding uncharacterized protein, whose amino-acid sequence is MMHKLQVLLLVVCVAVGPSLAQITFSRSWVPQGKRSGVAGALMAPEGPAHLGESCHGAYVEALMQVAAVVNNLIRTAHEAIAVDSLLLNPKASR